A window of Cryptomeria japonica chromosome 3, Sugi_1.0, whole genome shotgun sequence contains these coding sequences:
- the LOC131027907 gene encoding amino acid permease 3 → MAMEMMNYRVSEMESGNKDVPSPILVRSHSRDDDGRLRRTGNAWTASSHVITAVIGSGVLSLAWSMAQLGWSAGPIALAGFSIVTYYTSLLLADCYRSPDPITGRRNYTYMDAVMANLGGAKVFLCGLLQYGNLLGTSIGYTITASTSMVAIERSNCFHKYGQKAPCHISNNLYMVIFGVVQIIFSQIPDLHEVWWLSIVAAVMSFSYSSIGLGLGIGKAVEKHADYGSLKGVGIRDVFHDADKTWSVFQALGNIAFAYSFSMVLIEIQDTIKSPPAENKTMKKATTIGVAVTTLFYLSVGCVGYAAFGDNAPGNLLTGFGFYNPFWLVDIANICIVIHLVGAYQVFSQPLFAFVEEWCSSKWRNSNFINKQYTVKLPGYGPLELTLFRLLWRTCFVIFTTLVSMILPFFNDIMGILGALAFFPLTVYFPIQMYIVQHKVKPWSRKWLILHLLSTVCFIVSLAALVGSVAGVVARLQQNYKPFKTTY, encoded by the exons ATGGCCATGGAGATGATGAATTATAGGGTCTCTGAAATGGAGTCTGGTAACAAGGATGTGCCAAGCCCTATTCTTGTGAGGTCTCACAGCAGGGATGATGATGGCCGCCTGAGGAGAACAG GCAATGCTTGGACCGCTTCTTCTCATGTGATAACTGCTGTCATTGGATCTGGAGTGCTGTCTTTGGCTTGGAGTATGGCTCAGTTGGGATGGTCTGCAGGACCAATTGCTCTTGCGGGTTTCTCCATTGTCACCTATTATACATCCCTTTTGCTTGCAGACTGTTATAGGAGCCCAGATCCAATCACTGGGAGGAGAAACTATACATACATGGATGCTGTTATGGCCAACCTGG GCGGTGCGAAGGTATTCTTATGTGGGTTGCTCCAGTATGGAAATCTCTTGGGCACATCAATTGGATATACAATCACTGCTTCAACAAGCATGGT GGCTATTGAAAGGTCTAATTGCTTTCATAAGTATGGGCAGAAGGCTCCTTGCCATATTTCTAATAACCTGTACATGGTCATTTTTGGGGTGGTTCAAATAATATTTTCTCAGATACCTGATTTGCATGAAGTTTGGTGGTTGTCAATAGTGGCAGCTGTCATGTCATTCTCATATTCATCTATTGGACTTGGTCTGGGAATTGGCAAAGCTGTgg AGAAACATGCCGATTATGGTTCCTTGAAAGGAGTTGGAATCAGAGATGTATTCCACGATGCAGATAAAACATGGAGTGTGTTTCAGGCTCTGGGCAACATTGCATTTGCTTATTCATTCTCCATGGTTCTAATAGAAATACAG GACACCATCAAATCTCCACCTGCAGAGAACAAAACCATGAAAAAGGCAACCACCATTGGTGTAGCAGTCACAACATTATTTTACTTGTCTGTGGGCTGTGTGGGCTATGCAGCATTTGGAGACAATGCACCAGGAAACCTTCTCACTGGGTTTGGATTCTACAACCCATTTTGGCTGGTGGATATTGCCAACATCTGCATTGTAATACATCTGGTGGGAGCTTATCAG GTCTTCAGTCAGCctctatttgcatttgttgaggaATGGTGCTCCAGTAAATGGCGCAATAGCAATTTCATAAACAAGCAATATACAGTAAAGCTTCCAGGCTATGGTCCATTAGAACTGACCCTCTTCCGCCTGTTATGGAGGACCTGTTTTGTTATTTTCACAACACTGGTATCCatgattcttcctttcttcaatgatATAATGGGCATCTTAGGAGCTCTTGCATTCTTTCCACTCACGGTGTACTTCCCAATACAAATGTACATTGTTCAACACAAAGTGAAGCCATGGAGCAGGAAGTGGTTGATTCTGCACCTGTTGAGCACTGTCTGCTTCATTGTATCACTGGCGGCTCTGGTGGGCTCAGTTGCAGGTGTCGTTGCAAGACTTCAACAGAATTACAAGCCCTTCAAAACCACCTACTAG